Part of the Streptomyces antimycoticus genome, CCTCGCCAACGTCGAGGAGGACAACTGGGAGTGGCACACCTTCGACACGATCAAGGGCGGCGACTACCTGGTCGACCAGGACGCCGCCGAGATCCTGGCGAAGGAGGCCATCGACTCCGTCCTCGACCTGGAGAAGATGGGTCTGCCGTTCAACCGCACCCCGAACGGCACCATCGACCAGCGCCGCTTCGGCGGCCACAGCCGGAACCACGGCGAGGCCCCGGTCCGCCGGTCCTGCTACGCCTCGGACCGCACCGGCCACATGATCCTCCAGACGCTGTACCAGAACTGCGTCAAGGAGGGCGTGGAGTTCTTCAACGAGTTCTACGTCCTGGACCTCCTGATGACCGAGGTCGACGGGGTCAAGCGCACCGCCGGTGTGGTGGCGTACGAGCTGGCCACCGGTGAGCTGCACGTCTTCCAGGCGAAGGCCGTCGTCTTCGCCTCCGGCGGCTGCGGCAAGTTCTTCAAGGTGACCTCCAACGCGCACACCCTCACCGGTGACGGCCAGGCGGTCGCCTACCGGCGCGGGCTGCCGCTGGAGGACATGGAGTTCTTCCAGTTCCACCCGACCGGCATCTGGCGCATGGGCATCCTGCTGACGGAGGGCGCCCGCGGTGAGGGCGGCATCCTCCGCAACAAGGACGGCGAGCGCTTCATGGAGAAGTACGCGCCGGTCATGAAGGACCTGGCATCGCGAGACGTGGTGTCGAGGTCGATCTACACGGAGATCCGTGAGGGCCGCGGCTGCGGTCCGGAGGGCGACCACGTCTATCTGGACCTGACCCACCTGCCGCCGGAGCAGCTGGACGCCAAGCTGCCCGACATCACCGAGTTCGCGCGGACGTACCTGGGCATCGAGCCGTACACGGACCCGATCCCGATCCAGCCGACCGCGCACTACACGATGGGTGGCATCCCGACCAACGTCCAGGGCGAGGTGCTGGCGGACAACGACACCGTCGTCCCGGGCCTGTACGCGGCCGGCGAGGTCGCCTGCGTCTCGGTGCACGGCGCCAACCGCCTGGGCACCAACTCGCTGCTCGACATCAACGTCTTCGGCCGCCGGGCGGGCATCGCCGCCGCGGAGTACTCCGCCAGGGCCGACTTCGTCGAGCTTCCGGAGGACCCGGCCGGGTTCGTCCAGAGCCAGGTGGAGAACCTGCGGGACGCGACCGGCACCGAGCGGGTCACCGAGGTCCGCAAGGCGCTGCAGGAGACCATGGACAAGAACGTCATGGTCTTCCGCACCGAGCAGACGCTCAAGGAGGCCGTCGAGGAGATCGGCCACCTGCGGGCGCGGTTCAAGAACGTCAGCGTCCAGGACAAGGGCAAGCGGTTCAACACCGATCTGCTGGAGGCCATCGAGCTGGGCAACCTGCTCGACCTGGCCGAGGTCATGGCGATCTCGGCGCTGGCCCGCAAGGAGTCGCGCGGCGGCCACTACCGCGAGGACTACCCGAACCGCGACGACGTCAACTTCATGCGGCACACCATGGCGTACCGAGAGGTGGGCGCGGACGGCTCCGAGTCCATCCGCCTCGACTACAAGCCGGTCGTGCAGACCCGCTACCAGCCGATGGAGCGTAAGTACTGATGAGCACTCCCACCCTCGAGAAGTCCGACCAGGCCCCCGAGGCGGCCGACGCCACCGCCTCGCACCTGATCACCGTCACCTTCCGGATCCGGCGCTTCAACCCGGAGGTCTCGGACCAGTCGGTCTGGGAGGACTTCCAGATCGACATGGACCCGAAGGAGCGCGTCCTCGACGGTCTCCACAAGATCAAGTGGGAGCTGGACGGCACCCTGACCTTCCGCCGCTCCTGCGCCCACGGCATCTGCGGCTCCGACGCGATGCGGATCAACGGCCGCAACCGGCTGGCCTGCAAGACGCTGATCAAGGACATCAACCCGGAGAAGCCCATCACGGTCGAGCCGATCAAGGGGCTCGCGGTCCTCAAGGACCTGATCGTGGACATGGAGCCGTTCTTCCAGGCGTACCGCGATGTGATGCCCTTCCTGATCACGACGGGCAACGAGCCGACGCGTGAGCGGCTGCAGTCCGCCGAGGACCGCGAGCGGTTCGACGACACCACCAAGTGCATCCTGTGCGCCGCGTGCACCTCCTCGTGCCCGGTGTTCTGGAACGACGGCCAGTACTTCGGCCCGGCGGCGATCGTCAACGCGCACCGCTTCATCTTCGACTCCCGCGACGAGGGCGGTGAGCAGCGGCTGGAGATCCTGAACGACAAGGACGGCGTCTGGCGCTGCCGCACCACCTTCAACTGCACCGAGGCGTGCCCGCGGGGCATCGAGGTCACCAAGGCCATTCAGGAGGTCAAGCGCGCCTTGATCACGCGCCGCTTCTGAGCGTCCGCTTCTGAGCGCTTCTGAGCGACGGAGCCTTTGGTTCCAAGCCTTTGGCTCCTAGCCTTTGGCTCCAAGCGTTTGACGAGGGCCCCGCTTCCCGGATTCCGGGGGCGGGGCCCTTGTCGTATCGGCGCACGCCGGGGACTATGCGCACGATCTATACATGCGATGTATACACATGACGTATAGTCATGCGCATGGCCACCGCCTACCTTCTGCCGATCAAAACGGCCGCAGCCCTCTTCCCGCTGCTCGCACTCGTGTTATTGCTGCCGACGGCCGTCCTCCTCTACCGCCGTCACGGCGTGATGTCCCCGGGGCGGACGCTGTCGCTCTACGGCTTCCTCTACTACCTGCTCACCGCCTACTGC contains:
- the sdhA gene encoding succinate dehydrogenase flavoprotein subunit, whose translation is MKIHKYDTVIVGAGGAGMRAAIESTKRSRTAVLTKLYPTRSHTGAAQGGMAAALANVEEDNWEWHTFDTIKGGDYLVDQDAAEILAKEAIDSVLDLEKMGLPFNRTPNGTIDQRRFGGHSRNHGEAPVRRSCYASDRTGHMILQTLYQNCVKEGVEFFNEFYVLDLLMTEVDGVKRTAGVVAYELATGELHVFQAKAVVFASGGCGKFFKVTSNAHTLTGDGQAVAYRRGLPLEDMEFFQFHPTGIWRMGILLTEGARGEGGILRNKDGERFMEKYAPVMKDLASRDVVSRSIYTEIREGRGCGPEGDHVYLDLTHLPPEQLDAKLPDITEFARTYLGIEPYTDPIPIQPTAHYTMGGIPTNVQGEVLADNDTVVPGLYAAGEVACVSVHGANRLGTNSLLDINVFGRRAGIAAAEYSARADFVELPEDPAGFVQSQVENLRDATGTERVTEVRKALQETMDKNVMVFRTEQTLKEAVEEIGHLRARFKNVSVQDKGKRFNTDLLEAIELGNLLDLAEVMAISALARKESRGGHYREDYPNRDDVNFMRHTMAYREVGADGSESIRLDYKPVVQTRYQPMERKY
- a CDS encoding succinate dehydrogenase iron-sulfur subunit produces the protein MSTPTLEKSDQAPEAADATASHLITVTFRIRRFNPEVSDQSVWEDFQIDMDPKERVLDGLHKIKWELDGTLTFRRSCAHGICGSDAMRINGRNRLACKTLIKDINPEKPITVEPIKGLAVLKDLIVDMEPFFQAYRDVMPFLITTGNEPTRERLQSAEDRERFDDTTKCILCAACTSSCPVFWNDGQYFGPAAIVNAHRFIFDSRDEGGEQRLEILNDKDGVWRCRTTFNCTEACPRGIEVTKAIQEVKRALITRRF